The DNA segment GGCCTGAACGAAACCCAAAAGGCCGCGGTTCTGCACCGCGGCGCCCCGCTGTTGATTCTTGCCGGCGCAGGTTCCGGTAAAACCCGGGTTATTACCATTAAAATTGCCCACCTCATTGCACAGGGTGTCGATCCGCGTTCGATCCTGGCGGTTACCTTTACCAACAAGGCCGCCAACGAGATGCGCGAGCGGGCTGCACAGCTGCATCCCGGGGCTTCACAAGCCATGATCCGCACCTTTCACAGCTTTGGCGCCTGGCTTTTGCGGCGCAATGCCGCCGCGGTCGGGCTGCCGCGCGAGTTTTCAATATACGATGACGACGACCAGGTCAGTTTGTTGGGAACTCTGTATCCGCAGTACACCAAACAGGTGGTAAAGGGCTATGCCCGGGCGATCTCGCGGGCCAAGGACTTCGGTCTTACCCCGGAGGATGATCTGAGTCCGGTGGGGTCGGACAGCGAGTTCCCGCAGATCTACCGTACCTACACCGACAATCTGCGCAAGATCGGCAACGTTGATTTCGGGGACCTGATTCTGCTGCCGCAGCAGCTGCTGGCAGGCAATGCAGCCATTGGCGGGCGTATCCGGGATCGCTTTCGTATTGTGCTGGTAGACGAGTACCAGGACAGCAACATAGCCCAGTACAAGCTGCTGCAGAGCCTGACCGACAGCTACAGCTATGTTTGTGTGGTAGGTGACGATGATCAGTCAATCTACCGCTTTCGCGGGGCAGAGGTGCGCAACATCATCGACTTTCCCGAGCACTTTCCGGGTACAGATATTGTGCGGCTGGAACAGAACTACCGTTCTACCGGCTCGATCCTGCAAGTGGCTCATGCGGTTGTGTCGCGCAACCAGGGGCGGCTGGGCAAGCAGCTGTGGACAGAGAACCCGGATGGCAGCCCTCCTGTCATTGCTCATCTGTTTGATCAGGACCAGGAAGTGGAGTACTGCACCGAGGTGCTGATGCAGGGATCCCCCGGGGAAACCGCAATCCTGTATCGCACCAATGCCCAGTCACGTGCCTTTGAGACCGCGTTTCTGCGCGGCGGGATACCCTATCGCATAGTCGGTACCCTGCGATTCTACGAGCGCGAAGAGGTAAAGGATGCCATCGCCCTGCTGCGGTTTACGGCTAACCCGCGCGATCCGATCTCGCTGGCCCGCATAATCAACAAGCCTGCGCGGGGAATCGGCAAGAAGAGTGTGGAGAAAATACTGGAGCGTGCCGGAGACGGGGATCTGCTTCAGGCAATGCGGGCGGCTATTCCCCACCTGACCACGCGCTCCGGCGGGGCGGTCGAGAAATGCCGAGGTATGCTCCAGGATATTATCGGCGATCTGGGTGCGGGGAAGCACGAGCTGCTCAGCGATCTCCTGCACGCTGCGCTGATGGCCTCCGGGCTGTGGCAGTACCACCGCGAACAGGACGAGGTCGCCGGGCTGCAGAAAATCCAGAACCTGGAAGAGCTGGAGAATGCTGCCGGAATGTATCCGGCAACCACCGACGGTCTGATCGAGTTTCTCGAGGCGATCGAACTGGACAGCGGCGCCCAGCAGGACGCCGGTGAGGATGCGGTTACCCTGATCACCATGCATAATACCAAGGGGCTGGAGTTCGACCGGGTTATTATCACCGGTATGGATGAAGGAATTTTTCCCCGCGAGAGTGATCTGGACCCGGACAGCCTGGAAGAGGAACGCCGGTTGTTCTATGTAGCCGTTACCCGAGCACGCAAGGAACTGCATATGACAACCACCCGCATGCGTCGGGTGCATGGGCGTATCGTCGACACCTCGCCCTCGCGCTTCCTGTACGAAATTCCGCGTGATCTGGTCGAGTTTGCCGGGGCGTACAGCCCGGGACACGGCAGTCCGGCCGGCGGCTCATTCGGCAGTCCGGGGGGCAGCCCTGCCGGCAGCGACCCCGCCGCAGCTGATAACTCGCCCTATCCCCGCGGCTGCGGTGTGTATCACGATGATTACGGCAGCGGCCGGGTAGTGCGCTCCGATATCAAGGATGGCGAACTGGTGGTGCTGGTGCAGTTCGAGACCGGCCGTACAGCCCGCTTTCTGCCGGCCTACAGCCCCCTGGAAAGGATTAGTATAGATGACTGAACTGGTTCGTCGTACCCGCGACTATCGACTTTATACCGAAAATGGTAATCGCTGGCTGGATCTTGCTCTCGATAGCGGCGGCGCTTTCTGCGGGCATCGCCCCCACCGGCTGGGCAATGGCCTTAAACAGATTCTTGCCAGAGGAGGCAGCGCTGCCCTGCCGAATCGCTCCGCCATCCGGGCGGAAAAAGCCCTGCTGCAACTGCTGAAGCAGCTGCAGCTGCCGGATGCCGGCAGCTATCGCCTCCTGTATCTGCCGGCCGGACTCGAACCCTCCGCAATAACGACATTGCTTTCGCGCACTGTTCAGTACGACCCGCCTGGCGACCAGCATGGCCCGCAAACCCCAGAAGACCAGCAAGGCCGGCATGGCGACCAGCAAGGCCCGCAAGGCCGGCATGGCCACCCGCAAGGCCCGCAAAACATCCGTAATGTGCCAGCGCCGCATGCCATCGCTGACCCCTGGCTCCAGGCGGCTCAGATGGCTCCGGCCGCTGAAGCGGCCTCACCATCCGCAGCGGGTTGGTCAACCGCAGCGGGTCCGTCAGCTACAGCGGCCCCACCATCCGCAGCGGCCCCTGCAGCCACAAAGGCCGCAACGGCTGATTCCGTTTCGCCAGCCCGCACAACCAAATCAGCGCCGCTATGCCTGGTGCTCAGGCCCGGATACGACGTGGCGGCGCTGCAGACCGTACTCGCTGTCTCCACATTCACGGCAGCCCCGGCGGTGGTGCTACCGATACTTCCGGTTCCTCGCGGCAGCGCACCCCAGCCGCTGCTGTTGCATCCCGAGGTTTCCGACAGCGTTCTGCCCGGCGAGCTGGTGCTGCAGCAACCGGCTGAACTGGGAATGTACGGAGTGGTGCAGGGGGTGCATTACTTCCTCGATCCGGTATTTCCCGCTGCCAGTCAGAAGCGCGATGACACCATACTGCGCCCACATGGACTGCAGCAGCGAGGCTGGCCTGAGTGGGTCACCTCGGGACCGTATCAGTATTTTACCGGTACATCCCGGGATTATACCCGTGTGCAGGAAATCGCCGCACGTTACGGGATCCTGCTTCCGCGTACATCGGCAGATCCGGCCATTATGCCATTTCTGCTGTCGCGGCACGAGGACCGGCTGCTGGATGCCGTAGCCGCGGAGTATGCCGGTTAGCCGCAGGGAATCCGGCCCTGGCCGTCTCTACGCTGGCCGCCTGCGCCACACCACCATCACGCCATCACGCCATCACGCCATCACGCCGCCACACGCTTCCACACACCACGCCACATTGACAGGTACACTTGCAAACTCCTGGCGAATGCATACATACTCCTGGTATGCACAGTTTGGATTTCTGGCAGTTTACCGCTGAGCTGATTGTCTACGGACTGGCCGTCTTTCTGGCGATTATGGTATGGGGCAGAACCCGGGATGTACCCTGGCTGTTTATGGTAATCGGGGTGATATCACTGTATGCCGGGTCGATTCTCGATGCCTTGCATGTGCTGGGTGCCGTTAACCTGGATCCGATAACCTATGCCGGTGCCAGTCCGGTGCGAATACTTGTGCAGGTCTTCCCCGGAATCGCATTTGCCATCGGGTTTCTCAGCTATATTCGCGGCCGGATATAGCCGACCCCACGCAGCACAGGAGCCGACCCCGCAGCCCATAATACAAACACATGCAGCGCATGCAGCGCACGCCGACCCGGGCCCACCCACACAGCGCGAGCCATATATCAGCCTTCCGCCTCATGCAATAAGTCTTTCCAGTTTCTTCTGGAATATAGAAATCTGACAATGTGTATTTCCTGTTTGCTCTCTGCGATTTGGTAGAATAAAATGTAATTGTTAATTAACATGTATCGTATTCCACGATTTTTTAAATATTTATCTCTGACTAATGGATGGGATTTCGGATAATTCTTAAGGTAGCGTAGCTTGTTTTCAATTTTTGTAATTAAATCATGCGCCGCAATCGGATTCTTCAATTTCTTGCTGATGTACATCAATGATGCATCGAGATCTTCCTTCGCTTTGGTACTAAATAATACTTTGTACATTACAGAGCATGCTTTTCTCTTAATTCACTGAATACTTTTTCCATTTCAATGGGTTCATTGATTTCCAGGTCATGTATGCCATCTGCAATTTTCTGATAAAGATCAGCTTTTCCTGTCAACGCTTCGTAGGTCTCAATGCTCATTACGGCTAAGTCACCCTGGCCATTTTTGGTGATGAAGACAGGCTCGGAATGATCGTGACAGAAAGCCGAAATTTCATTGTATTTGTTACGTAAATCAGCACTCGGTCGTATTTTTGGCATAGGGGTCTCCTGTATCAAAATAATATCAATATATTGATACGAAAGCAATATCAGGCTACGTCGTCTTCCGGTGTGAACGTGTGCCGTCCCATTGCCGGCCCGCCTCTGCCGCCCCACGCAGCACACGCCCCCCCGATTAACATCTCAACCCCGTCTCGCCTACGCCACCTGAGGATTCAACTGCCAACCTGAACATTCCTGCCCCCACTTAACACTGCGGCACCATTGTGCTATCATACATTCCAGCGAAAGCCACAGGAGGAACTGAATGGTAGCTTTGCTTGTAGGCCTGATATTTACCGCCGCCGGGCTGTTTGCCGTCCTGCCGATGGACTGGGCACTGCAGTGGGGCCCGGAGGTAATCCAGTTTCTGAAGGGCGGCCTGCCGGTACTCGCCTTTTTTATCGGGTTTCTTGCCATGGTAATCGGCATTGCCGACATCAAGGACCGGATCGAAGCCAGAAAAGAAGAAGCGGAAGAAGCCGCTCAAACACAGGAATAAAACACACCTCGGTCGAAAGGGTGGAAACGGGAGTTACGGGCACCACAGCCCTTGACTTTTTTTGCGTTCTCAACAATTATATGCCTCCGAACCGAGTAGAACAAAGGGAATGAGCATGAAAACGATATTCAAAAAGCCAGCAGAGATTGATCGTGCATGGTATCTGATCGATGCGGAAGGGGAGACCCTCGGACGTGTAGCTGCAAAAACCGCAGTCCTGCTGCGCGGCAAGCACAAGCCCGAATTCGCACCGCATGCCGAGATTGGCGACTACGTAGTTATTATCAATGCGGAAAAGGTTCAGGTAACCGGCCGCAAGGAAAAGCGCAAGATCTATTACCGACACAGCGGGCACCCCGGCGGTATCTACGCCGAAACCCTCGAGAAGGTACGCGTGCGTAAGCCGACCTTCCCGCTGGAGCATGCCATCCGCGGTATGCTGCCCAAGAACCGCCTCGGCCGCAAGCTGTTCAAGAACGTAAAGGTGTATGCCGGTACCCGGCATCCCCACGCAGCTCAGCAGCCGCAGCAGATTTCGGTACAGTAAGAACGTAAGGAGATTCCAGTGTCTGTGTATGCTTCCCAAGGAACAGGACGAAGAAAAACATCGGTTGCTCGCGTATACCTGAAAAACGGTAAGGGTGACATCACCGTCAACGGCAAGAGCCTCGACGACTATTTCAACACCAAAGAGCAGGCCTACATTGTACGCCAGGCCCTGATGGTTACCGACAGCGAAAAGTCGTACGACATCCTGGTGAATGTCCACGGTGGCGGCAAGACCGGTCAGGCCGGTGCCATTCTGCACGGACTCTCCCGTGCCCTGGTTGGCGTCGACGAGAACAACCTCAAGCCGCTGCGCGCCAACGGCTTCATGAGCCGTGACTCCCGCATGGTTGAGCGTAAGAAGTACGGTCAGCGCGGAGCTCGCCGCAAGTACCAGTTCTCCAAGCGCTAAATCAGCGTGTCTATCGATCAACCCCTGGGATCAACAGATCATCAGCCGGTGGTTGTCGACATCGAAAAAGGAACCGTCTCGGGGTGGTTGCGCGTCACCCTGTCCGACGGTTCTTTTTTTTCGCTCCCGTCCGAAACCATCCATGCCAACGGCTGGGAGCAGCCCGGAACCCCGGCCGACCCCGATATCGCCGCCCGGCTGCAGCAGCAGGCCTGGCAGCAGCTGATCGAGCGCAAGGCCCTGGACAGCCTGGCCCGCGCCGAGCAGTGCCGGGCCCGGCTGCAGCTCAAGCTTATCGCCAAGGGGATGCCGGCCGCCGAGGTCAGCCAGGTGCTCGACGAGCTGGAGCAGCGGAATGTGCTCAGCGACCGCCGCTACGCCGAGTCCTGGGTGCGTAACCGCATGCTGCGCCGAGGCGAGGGCCCGCTGGCCGTTCAGCTCGGGCTGCGAGCCCGCGGGATCGATCAGCATACCGCCCGCGCCGCAATCGACACCCTGCAGCAGGAGTATCCCGACCTGCTGGAGCAGGCAATCCAGCGTGCCGCCGCCCGATTGTCCCGCAGCCGCAGCACGCGTAGCCCCGAAGCCCTGCGCAGCCGACTCCTGCGGGAAGGGTTTCCCCGCGAGCTGGTTGACACCGAACTGAAAAAATATCAAATTTAGTCAAGCTAAACAGGTTTAGTACTTTGCAAATATCCGGTTTGGCGGTAGTATATTGGCACTAATACAATAAATACGCCAATAGCAATCATGTAAGGAGAATCCATGGCACGTACCGACAAGAAAATCCGCATATTCAGCGCCCTCGAGGTGGCCAACATCTGCGGAGTAGTAAACCAGACCGCAATCAACTGGATCAAAAACGGCTACCTCCGGGCCTTTCAGACCCCCGGCGGCCAGTATCGCGTTTATGCCGAGGATCTGATCGACTTCCTGCAGACCCGCAACATGCGCATGCCGGAAGAGCTGCAGCGCATCATGCAGGAGCAGATGTCCTTCGACTCCATTATGGTGGTCGATGACGACGAAACCCTGCTCAACTCCATGATGGAGTTTCTCCGCGAGGAGTATCCCAAGTACGAGCTGTATGCTGCAGCTGACGGATTCCAGGCCGGCCGGATCATCTCGGAGCACAAGCCCAAGGTTATCTTTCTGGACATCGATCTCCCCGGGGAGAACGGCTACAACGTCTGCCGCGCCATCCGCAGTGACGACAGCCTCGGGGTACCGATCATCATCGCCATGTCCGGACTGGACGACCCTGAGCTGCGTGCCCGCATTGACGAAGCCGGTGCCGACACCTTTGTCAAAAAGCCCCTGGAGTTCGATGAAATCCCCGAGCTGATCAAGGACCAGGTCAAGGAACGACGCCGCGCGCGCCGACAGCGGGATGTACAGTAGGGCGGTATGGCGGCACATCGTATTCTGGTAGTAGAGGACGAAGACGCAATCCGGCTCACCATGCGTGACTTTCTCGTACGCAAGGGGCATGAGGTCCATCTGGCCTCTGACGGGGTGGGGGCAATCAAGATGCTCATCGACAACCCCGCAATCGAGCTGATGGTCACCGATTAC comes from the Spirochaeta africana DSM 8902 genome and includes:
- a CDS encoding ATP-dependent helicase — encoded protein: MDTSSVLSGLNETQKAAVLHRGAPLLILAGAGSGKTRVITIKIAHLIAQGVDPRSILAVTFTNKAANEMRERAAQLHPGASQAMIRTFHSFGAWLLRRNAAAVGLPREFSIYDDDDQVSLLGTLYPQYTKQVVKGYARAISRAKDFGLTPEDDLSPVGSDSEFPQIYRTYTDNLRKIGNVDFGDLILLPQQLLAGNAAIGGRIRDRFRIVLVDEYQDSNIAQYKLLQSLTDSYSYVCVVGDDDQSIYRFRGAEVRNIIDFPEHFPGTDIVRLEQNYRSTGSILQVAHAVVSRNQGRLGKQLWTENPDGSPPVIAHLFDQDQEVEYCTEVLMQGSPGETAILYRTNAQSRAFETAFLRGGIPYRIVGTLRFYEREEVKDAIALLRFTANPRDPISLARIINKPARGIGKKSVEKILERAGDGDLLQAMRAAIPHLTTRSGGAVEKCRGMLQDIIGDLGAGKHELLSDLLHAALMASGLWQYHREQDEVAGLQKIQNLEELENAAGMYPATTDGLIEFLEAIELDSGAQQDAGEDAVTLITMHNTKGLEFDRVIITGMDEGIFPRESDLDPDSLEEERRLFYVAVTRARKELHMTTTRMRRVHGRIVDTSPSRFLYEIPRDLVEFAGAYSPGHGSPAGGSFGSPGGSPAGSDPAAADNSPYPRGCGVYHDDYGSGRVVRSDIKDGELVVLVQFETGRTARFLPAYSPLERISIDD
- a CDS encoding type II toxin-antitoxin system RelE/ParE family toxin, whose protein sequence is MYKVLFSTKAKEDLDASLMYISKKLKNPIAAHDLITKIENKLRYLKNYPKSHPLVRDKYLKNRGIRYMLINNYILFYQIAESKQEIHIVRFLYSRRNWKDLLHEAEG
- a CDS encoding type II toxin-antitoxin system prevent-host-death family antitoxin, with amino-acid sequence MPKIRPSADLRNKYNEISAFCHDHSEPVFITKNGQGDLAVMSIETYEALTGKADLYQKIADGIHDLEINEPIEMEKVFSELREKHAL
- the rplM gene encoding 50S ribosomal protein L13; protein product: MKTIFKKPAEIDRAWYLIDAEGETLGRVAAKTAVLLRGKHKPEFAPHAEIGDYVVIINAEKVQVTGRKEKRKIYYRHSGHPGGIYAETLEKVRVRKPTFPLEHAIRGMLPKNRLGRKLFKNVKVYAGTRHPHAAQQPQQISVQ
- the rpsI gene encoding 30S ribosomal protein S9, which produces MSVYASQGTGRRKTSVARVYLKNGKGDITVNGKSLDDYFNTKEQAYIVRQALMVTDSEKSYDILVNVHGGGKTGQAGAILHGLSRALVGVDENNLKPLRANGFMSRDSRMVERKKYGQRGARRKYQFSKR
- a CDS encoding regulatory protein RecX, yielding MSIDQPLGSTDHQPVVVDIEKGTVSGWLRVTLSDGSFFSLPSETIHANGWEQPGTPADPDIAARLQQQAWQQLIERKALDSLARAEQCRARLQLKLIAKGMPAAEVSQVLDELEQRNVLSDRRYAESWVRNRMLRRGEGPLAVQLGLRARGIDQHTARAAIDTLQQEYPDLLEQAIQRAAARLSRSRSTRSPEALRSRLLREGFPRELVDTELKKYQI
- a CDS encoding response regulator, whose translation is MARTDKKIRIFSALEVANICGVVNQTAINWIKNGYLRAFQTPGGQYRVYAEDLIDFLQTRNMRMPEELQRIMQEQMSFDSIMVVDDDETLLNSMMEFLREEYPKYELYAAADGFQAGRIISEHKPKVIFLDIDLPGENGYNVCRAIRSDDSLGVPIIIAMSGLDDPELRARIDEAGADTFVKKPLEFDEIPELIKDQVKERRRARRQRDVQ